One window of Acipenser ruthenus chromosome 17, fAciRut3.2 maternal haplotype, whole genome shotgun sequence genomic DNA carries:
- the LOC117423191 gene encoding phenylalanine--tRNA ligase beta subunit-like: MPTVSVKRDLLFQALGREYTDEEFDELCFEFGLELDEITSEKDIISKEQGDVKAEGASDVILYKIDVPANRYDLLCLEGLVRGLQVFKERTEAPRYKRVNPVDGEPQRLIITEETALVRPHAVAAVLRNITFTKDRYESFIELQEKLHQNVCRKRTLVAIGTHDLDTISGPFTFTAKPPADIKFKPLNQSKEYTAPELMNLYKTDSHLRHFLHIIEDKPVYPVIYDSNGIVLSMPPIINGDHSKISLNTKNVFIECTATDVTKAKIVLDMVVTMFSEYCDEPFTVEAAEVVYPDGKICIYPELPYRKETLTSDFINKKVGFNETPESIAKLLTRMYLKSEVIGEGGEIEVEIPPTRSDIIHACDIVEDAAMAYGFNNLKRTIPRTYTVANQFPLNKLTELLRQDVAAAGFTEALTFALCSQEDIAEKLNKDISSTKAAHIANPKTAEFQVARTTLLSGLLKTVAANRKMPLPLKLFEISDVVLKDETRDVGARNNRRLCAVYYNKSPGFEVIHGLLDRTMQLLDVKPGREKGYYIQAGEDSTFFPGRCAEVFAHGQSIGRLGVLHPDVINKFELTMPCSALDIDIEPFL; the protein is encoded by the exons ATGCCGACTGTCAGTGTGAAAAGGGATTTGTTGTTCCAAGCTTTGGGCAGGGAATACA CTGATGAGGAATTTGATGAACTCTGCTTTGAGTTTGGCCTGGAACTCGATGAAATA ACCTCAGAAAAGGATATCATCAGTAAAGAACAAGGCGATGTGAAAGCAGAGGGAGCTTCGGATGTCATTCTGTACAAAATTGACGTTCCTGCCAACCGGTATGATCTGCTGTGTCTGGAGGGGCTGGTCCGAGGGCTGCAGGTTTTCAAAGAGAG GACAGAGGCCCCAAGATACAAGCGAGTTAATCCAGTTGATGGAGAACCGCAGAGACTGATCATCACAGAGGAG ACTGCCCTGGTGCGCCCCCATGCTGTAGCCGCTGTACTGCGCAACATCACTTTCACCAAGGACAGATACGAGAGCTTCATTGAGCTGCAGGAGAAGCTACACCAGAACGTGTGCAG GAAGAGGACCCTGGTTGCCATTGGCACTCATGATCTGGATACCATTTCTGGGCCATTTACCTTCACTGCAAAACCTCCAGCAGACATTAAGTTCAAACCTCTGAACCAGAGCAAAGAGTATACCGCTCCTGAACTCATGAACCTCTATAAG actgatAGCCATTTGCGCCACTTCCTGCACATTATAGAAGATAAGCCAGTCTACCCTGTTATTTATGACAGTAATGGGATAGTTCTGTCTATGCCACCTATTATTAACG GGGACCATTCAAAGATTTCTCTGAATACAAAGAATGTTTTTATTGAGTGCACAGCTACAGATGTTACAAAG GCTAAAATAGTTCTTGACATGGTGGTTACAATGTTCAGTGAATATTGTGACGAGCCCTTCAC TGTTGAGGCAGCAGAGGTTGTTTATCCAGATGGGAAGATCTGTATTTACCCT GAATTGCCTTACAGGAAGGAGACACTAACTAGTGATTTTATCAACAAAAAAGTAGGATTCAA TGAGACCCCTGAAAGCATAGCTAAGCTGTTGACTCGGATGTACTTGAAATCAGAGGTGATAGGAGAAGGGGGGGAGATAGAGGTTGAAATCCCTCCTACCAGATCCGACATCATCCACGCCTGTGACATTGTGGAAGACGCCGCCATGGCCTACGGTTTTAACAACCTCAAGAGGACCATCCCCCGAACTTACACTGTAGCCAATCAG TTTCCTCTGAACAAACTAACAGAGCTGTTAAGACAGGACGTAGCAGCTGCTGGATTCACAGAGGCTCTGACCTTTGCCTTG TGCTCTCAGGAAGACATTGCAGAAAAACTCAACAAGGACATCTCCAGCACGAAAGCGGCACACATAGCCAACCCCAAAACAGCAGAATTCCAG GTGGCGCGCACGACCCTCCTCTCTGGCCTTCTCAAGACTGTGGCAGCAAACCGGAAAATGCCTCTTCCCTTGAAGCTGTTTGAAATCTCTGACGTGGTGCTGAAGGACGAAACAAGAG ATGTGGGTGCGAGGAACAACAGACGGCTCTGTGCAGTCTACTACAACAAAAGCCCCGGGTTCGAGGTCATCCATGGCCTGCTGGACAGGACCATGCAGCTGTTGGATGTTAAACCTGGCAGAGAAAAGGGATACTACATTCAAGCTGGGGAGG